Proteins encoded by one window of Salicibibacter halophilus:
- the sipW gene encoding signal peptidase I SipW: MWRAIKKTISGLTSFLLFTLLIVTLFAVISTQAADGEPNVFGYEIKTVLSGSMEPEIQTGSIISIQPTDNPAQYEAGDVITYTNPDDNLVTHRVHEVENGGEQYITKGDNNNSTDSEPVLAEDVVGEYTGFTVPYVGYAIVFATSDQGAFLLLIVPGVLLLMYSAFTIGRALRQIDAPHKEQKARENDLNQN; encoded by the coding sequence ATGTGGCGAGCAATCAAGAAGACCATCAGCGGCTTGACATCTTTTCTATTGTTTACGTTACTGATTGTCACCTTATTTGCCGTAATTTCCACACAGGCGGCTGACGGAGAGCCTAATGTTTTTGGCTATGAAATTAAAACGGTGTTGTCCGGATCCATGGAACCGGAAATCCAAACCGGTTCGATTATTTCCATTCAACCGACCGATAACCCCGCCCAATATGAAGCAGGGGATGTAATCACATACACCAACCCCGATGATAATCTCGTCACACATAGAGTCCATGAAGTGGAAAACGGCGGTGAGCAGTATATTACCAAAGGGGATAACAACAACTCGACCGATTCGGAACCAGTCCTTGCTGAAGATGTAGTCGGCGAGTACACAGGATTTACTGTTCCATATGTTGGCTATGCGATAGTATTTGCGACCTCCGACCAAGGCGCTTTTCTATTATTGATTGTACCGGGGGTCTTGTTGCTTATGTACTCTGCTTTCACCATCGGGCGGGCGTTGCGGCAAATTGATGCTCCGCATAAAGAACAGAAGGCTCGAGAAAACGATCTCAATCAAAATTAA
- a CDS encoding dipeptidase: MGKKVVCLAASTLLIFSAFPAKSSADEPDIHFDSTVVDSHIDTYMHALDETTWLPDTDIGEETPFDFDIPKGQEGGLDVPYMAAYTPGYYENTPRSISETLAKINAVYWTEDNNPDDWMVTSSYDDIKQAVTEGQIAAVPTIEGGYSMEEENAIELLHQYDDLGVKALGYTWNTSNALGEGADRVYNDPDETPSDGGLTELGEEVTKEMNDLGMMIDVSHMARTTFWDVIEASDDPVIASHSGTNELLDHQRNLTDEQMEALADNGGVLGVVFYPVFLTEDSEGYVDDVVDHIDHAVDVMGIDHVALGSDFDGAAMPEDLQDASELNKITEELENRDYSDEDIEKILGQNHLRVLEEVEQEEETVDTDLNLTPSIEMGGQVDDNTPVLEADVEGEAANESSYRTVVDGIEYEPQFDEETSTVSLEMDEPLKERFHVVTFEAETENGETERETTIFYVDATVDNMQAIVEQFEDEGEFENEQTVQTLDRHLTAIGHYNDQGVEEKATQHMESLQDLLDHEHEQALITEHAYSVLTNEADVLIDEWQ; encoded by the coding sequence ATGGGAAAAAAAGTCGTTTGTTTGGCTGCAAGTACTCTGCTGATTTTTTCGGCATTTCCGGCTAAATCTTCTGCGGATGAACCGGATATCCACTTTGATTCTACCGTTGTAGATAGCCATATTGACACGTATATGCACGCGTTAGACGAAACGACTTGGCTTCCCGATACCGATATCGGGGAGGAAACGCCTTTTGATTTTGATATTCCGAAAGGGCAAGAAGGCGGATTGGACGTTCCGTACATGGCGGCCTATACACCTGGATACTATGAAAATACGCCTCGCAGCATCAGTGAAACGTTAGCAAAGATCAATGCAGTTTATTGGACGGAAGACAACAACCCGGATGATTGGATGGTCACCTCTTCATATGACGACATCAAACAAGCGGTAACGGAAGGTCAAATCGCTGCCGTTCCAACGATTGAGGGCGGGTATTCAATGGAAGAAGAGAACGCGATTGAGCTCTTGCACCAATACGATGATTTGGGTGTGAAAGCACTCGGCTATACGTGGAATACTTCCAACGCCCTAGGTGAAGGAGCGGACCGAGTCTATAACGATCCGGATGAAACGCCATCGGATGGCGGCTTAACGGAACTGGGCGAGGAAGTTACCAAGGAAATGAATGACCTTGGCATGATGATTGACGTCTCCCACATGGCAAGAACAACGTTTTGGGACGTCATCGAAGCCTCGGATGATCCGGTTATTGCCAGCCATTCGGGGACAAATGAATTGCTTGACCATCAACGTAATCTTACCGATGAACAGATGGAAGCGTTGGCCGATAACGGAGGTGTGTTAGGCGTTGTCTTTTATCCTGTATTTTTAACCGAGGATTCGGAAGGGTACGTGGACGACGTTGTTGACCATATCGATCACGCTGTTGACGTGATGGGCATTGATCACGTCGCGTTAGGCTCGGATTTTGATGGCGCGGCAATGCCGGAAGATCTTCAGGATGCGTCGGAATTAAACAAAATCACAGAAGAACTTGAGAATCGAGACTACTCAGATGAGGATATCGAGAAAATATTAGGCCAAAACCACTTGCGAGTGTTGGAAGAAGTTGAGCAGGAGGAAGAAACTGTCGACACGGACCTAAATCTAACGCCTTCTATTGAGATGGGCGGCCAAGTGGATGATAACACACCTGTCTTGGAAGCAGACGTGGAAGGGGAAGCAGCGAATGAAAGCAGCTACCGTACCGTCGTCGATGGAATTGAATATGAGCCTCAGTTTGACGAAGAAACATCGACGGTTTCTTTGGAAATGGACGAACCGTTAAAAGAACGTTTCCATGTGGTCACCTTTGAAGCGGAAACCGAAAACGGTGAAACGGAAAGGGAAACGACCATCTTCTACGTCGATGCAACTGTAGACAATATGCAAGCGATAGTCGAGCAGTTTGAAGATGAAGGGGAATTCGAAAACGAGCAAACGGTTCAAACACTGGACCGCCATTTGACGGCAATCGGTCATTATAACGATCAAGGTGTAGAGGAGAAAGCAACCCAACACATGGAAAGCTTGCAAGATTTGCTGGATCATGAGCACGAACAAGCGTTAATCACCGAACACGCATATAGCGTGCTCACGAATGAAGCTGATGTGCTTATTGACGAATGGCAATAA
- a CDS encoding CalY family protein — translation MGIKKQLGMGVTTAVLGLTLVGGGTFAYFSDSAETNNTFAAGTLDLSAEPTEIIDVDNLQPGDTMIRDFELQNNGSLDIDNVTLETDYTVIDAEGDNTADFGEFIEVEFLYNADNLDEVIYQTTLSELQDMEPEAISEHVFYPELGDDGLPVDESHDLVVQFNFVGDVEEDLNQFQGDSLELEWTFTGTQTEGEER, via the coding sequence ATGGGGATTAAAAAACAGCTGGGCATGGGTGTGACGACCGCGGTTCTCGGGTTGACATTGGTTGGAGGAGGCACATTCGCATATTTTAGCGACAGTGCCGAAACGAACAATACATTTGCGGCCGGAACGTTGGATTTATCCGCAGAACCGACAGAAATCATTGATGTGGACAACTTGCAGCCCGGAGACACGATGATTCGCGATTTTGAGCTCCAAAATAACGGATCGTTGGATATTGATAACGTGACGCTCGAAACTGACTACACGGTCATTGATGCGGAAGGGGACAATACGGCGGATTTTGGAGAATTTATAGAGGTGGAATTCTTATATAACGCCGATAACCTGGATGAGGTTATTTACCAAACAACGCTAAGTGAACTTCAGGACATGGAACCGGAAGCGATTAGCGAGCATGTGTTTTATCCCGAACTTGGAGATGACGGCTTGCCGGTCGACGAGTCCCACGACCTTGTCGTTCAATTCAACTTCGTCGGTGACGTGGAAGAAGACTTGAATCAATTCCAGGGAGATTCTTTAGAACTTGAATGGACATTTACAGGTACGCAAACCGAAGGGGAAGAAAGATAA
- a CDS encoding N-acyl-D-amino-acid deacylase family protein produces MWKRTLIASFTALFVGGSVLGMENDNQSDAQENDFDTIIRNGTVVDGTGKSSYEADVGINGDYIYKIGNLEDYSAQNEVDVDGNIVAPGFIDIHSHADLEALQTATSALTQGVTTEILSPDGGGPVDVTERYELEDDGLTINIGTYIGFNSVWAEVVGEEDRDATEEEIEAMQGLVEAALEEGAFGVSAGLFYTPANYADTEEVIDVVEVADKWRTNFPHHIRDEMDDVVEATEETIEIGEEAGLVPVITHMKVMGADNWGASEETVGLIEDAIDRGTYAAADVYPYLASQTGLTALVPAWVEDGGFDAMLDRFADPELRPQIEDEIEDVMTSRVETAEDVYFPGEDETLADAAEAEDVSPGEATMRILEDQGSLTTIYHFGDEEDYERILQNPTTAVASDGGATYSDSIHPRRYGSQPRVLGEDVREEGLLSLEEAVQKMTGLPATIIGMTDRGFIAEGMAADITVFDPDTVTDHAEFEDPKQYAEGIEHVLVNGEFALEDGETTDAQLGEALQRTGNMPSRPMSVDQDVSIEGAGTLSAVDTESAHEEVAIAVEQGANDQAATGFFRFSHEDMDIELEAEEVGQLQAKEGWASFTGQGTFEAGEEGTFQVIIEENDPMLAEERATVTVYIEDELEYQGTLSPHQMKVEMGQAEG; encoded by the coding sequence ATGTGGAAACGAACTTTAATCGCTTCTTTCACGGCACTTTTTGTAGGCGGCTCTGTACTGGGAATGGAAAACGACAATCAAAGCGATGCCCAGGAAAATGATTTCGACACGATTATTCGTAACGGAACGGTTGTGGACGGGACAGGAAAATCAAGTTATGAGGCTGATGTGGGGATAAATGGTGATTATATTTACAAAATTGGCAATTTAGAAGATTATTCTGCTCAAAACGAAGTAGACGTGGATGGCAATATCGTCGCACCGGGATTTATTGATATTCACAGCCATGCCGATCTTGAAGCGTTGCAAACGGCAACCAGCGCGTTAACCCAAGGGGTGACCACCGAAATATTAAGCCCGGATGGCGGGGGTCCCGTCGATGTGACGGAACGATATGAACTGGAAGATGACGGGCTGACGATTAATATCGGCACGTACATTGGATTTAATTCTGTTTGGGCAGAGGTTGTCGGTGAAGAGGACCGTGATGCGACGGAGGAAGAAATTGAAGCGATGCAAGGATTGGTGGAAGCTGCACTCGAAGAAGGGGCCTTTGGTGTTTCGGCAGGTCTTTTTTACACCCCTGCAAATTATGCCGACACGGAAGAAGTCATAGACGTCGTTGAGGTTGCGGATAAATGGCGAACGAACTTTCCGCACCACATTCGTGATGAAATGGATGATGTCGTAGAAGCGACCGAAGAGACGATTGAAATTGGCGAGGAAGCGGGACTCGTTCCAGTCATCACGCACATGAAAGTGATGGGAGCCGATAACTGGGGAGCCTCCGAAGAGACCGTCGGCCTCATTGAAGATGCCATAGATCGTGGAACGTATGCGGCAGCCGACGTCTATCCGTATTTGGCCAGTCAAACGGGATTGACGGCGCTTGTTCCGGCATGGGTAGAGGATGGCGGTTTTGACGCGATGCTGGATCGTTTTGCCGACCCCGAATTACGCCCGCAAATTGAAGACGAGATTGAAGACGTCATGACGAGCCGGGTGGAAACCGCGGAAGATGTTTATTTTCCCGGGGAAGATGAGACCTTGGCAGATGCCGCCGAGGCGGAAGACGTAAGCCCCGGGGAAGCGACGATGCGAATCTTGGAAGACCAAGGCAGTTTGACGACGATCTATCATTTTGGAGATGAAGAGGATTATGAAAGAATCCTCCAAAACCCAACAACGGCCGTTGCTTCAGATGGAGGTGCCACATATTCGGATAGCATCCACCCTCGCCGCTATGGTTCGCAACCGCGGGTGCTCGGGGAAGATGTTCGTGAAGAAGGGTTGCTAAGCCTTGAAGAAGCGGTGCAGAAAATGACGGGATTACCGGCCACGATTATTGGGATGACCGATCGCGGTTTCATCGCCGAGGGCATGGCAGCTGACATTACCGTGTTCGACCCCGATACAGTGACCGACCATGCCGAATTTGAAGATCCGAAACAATATGCGGAGGGCATCGAGCACGTGCTTGTCAACGGCGAGTTCGCCTTGGAAGACGGGGAAACGACCGATGCTCAACTCGGCGAAGCGTTACAGCGAACAGGGAATATGCCGAGTCGGCCGATGAGTGTTGATCAGGATGTAAGCATCGAAGGAGCAGGAACGTTAAGCGCTGTTGATACAGAATCTGCACATGAAGAAGTAGCGATTGCAGTTGAACAAGGGGCGAATGACCAGGCAGCCACAGGCTTTTTCCGCTTCAGCCATGAGGATATGGACATCGAGCTGGAAGCTGAGGAAGTTGGCCAACTTCAAGCAAAAGAAGGATGGGCCAGTTTTACCGGACAAGGAACATTCGAAGCAGGGGAAGAGGGAACATTCCAAGTCATTATCGAAGAAAATGACCCCATGCTCGCTGAAGAACGAGCGACGGTCACGGTCTATATCGAAGATGAACTGGAATACCAGGGAACACTTTCCCCGCACCAAATGAAAGTAGAAATGGGACAAGCCGAAGGGTGA
- the ggt gene encoding gamma-glutamyltransferase: MLKGKRWRQGTAALASAMLVTSTWLTGLGAENTAAAEDELVDVGEDGMVSTSHVLASEVGAEVLERNGNAVDAAIAIHFALNVVEPMMSGIGGGGFMMVYDAEEDETSIVNSRERAPAGAEPDMFLDEDGNEIPFQERVTSGDSVGVPGTLDGLMQAHEEWGTADFDSLLDPGIELAADGFDIDSQLAGAIESNQDKLSESAAEDVFLPEGEPLQEGDHLVQEDLADTMEMIQSEGMDVFYNGEVGQAIADTVQDFGGSMTLDDLGNYSAEMDEPVWGSYQGYDIASMPPPSSGGLTLLQMLALLDDFDIGQYDTQDSERYHLLTETMRLAYADRGEYMGDPEFVDVPFNGLLDPDYIEDRRDLIDPEAVNEEVEPGDPWAYEDGEPGDPSGPLEEQDESGETTHFTVTDQWGNMVSYTSTIEQVFGSGIMVPDYGIMLNNELTDFDATPGGANEVQPNKRPLSSMTPTIVFEDGEPYMSAGSPGGTRIINAVFQVVNHVLDHEMSLQEAIDEPRIHSMDYPAIDWEEGIPQEARDQLEEMGHEFAESSGGIGNVQSILVDHEEGTFEGVADDNREGAAIGFTLDSVSMMNLVERLEEEGEFEDEEAPHALDLHLTSINHYENQGDFEKAADHMEGFHDLLDHQQDEGVISEEAFNILQAQADRLIEKLQG, translated from the coding sequence ATGTTGAAAGGCAAGCGTTGGCGCCAGGGGACGGCGGCCTTGGCCTCCGCAATGTTGGTTACGTCCACATGGCTTACAGGCCTTGGTGCTGAAAACACAGCAGCAGCGGAAGATGAGCTGGTTGATGTCGGCGAAGACGGCATGGTGTCCACATCCCATGTCCTCGCATCTGAAGTGGGAGCGGAGGTGCTTGAAAGAAACGGGAACGCCGTTGATGCAGCGATCGCTATTCACTTTGCACTGAATGTTGTGGAACCGATGATGTCAGGCATCGGCGGCGGTGGTTTCATGATGGTCTACGATGCCGAAGAAGATGAAACGAGCATCGTCAACAGCCGTGAACGAGCGCCGGCCGGAGCGGAACCGGATATGTTTTTGGATGAAGACGGCAATGAAATTCCATTCCAAGAAAGAGTGACCAGTGGTGATTCCGTGGGTGTGCCCGGTACTTTGGACGGATTAATGCAGGCTCATGAAGAATGGGGAACCGCAGACTTTGACTCATTGTTGGACCCGGGCATTGAGTTGGCTGCTGACGGTTTTGATATCGATTCCCAGCTAGCAGGAGCGATTGAAAGCAACCAGGATAAATTGTCGGAAAGCGCGGCCGAGGATGTTTTTTTACCTGAAGGAGAGCCTTTGCAGGAAGGGGATCACCTAGTCCAGGAAGACTTGGCTGACACAATGGAAATGATTCAAAGCGAAGGAATGGATGTTTTTTACAACGGTGAGGTTGGACAAGCCATCGCCGATACCGTTCAAGATTTCGGTGGCAGCATGACGTTGGATGATCTCGGCAATTATTCAGCAGAAATGGATGAGCCGGTTTGGGGATCGTATCAAGGCTATGATATCGCGAGCATGCCGCCGCCAAGTTCCGGCGGTCTAACACTCTTGCAAATGCTCGCGCTTTTGGATGATTTTGATATCGGTCAATACGATACGCAAGATTCCGAACGCTACCATCTGTTGACGGAAACGATGCGGCTCGCTTACGCAGACCGTGGTGAATATATGGGAGACCCGGAATTCGTGGACGTTCCTTTCAACGGTTTGTTGGATCCTGATTACATCGAGGATCGTCGGGATTTGATTGATCCCGAAGCAGTAAATGAAGAGGTGGAACCCGGAGATCCATGGGCGTATGAGGACGGGGAACCCGGAGATCCGTCTGGTCCATTGGAAGAGCAAGATGAATCGGGTGAAACGACACACTTTACCGTCACCGACCAGTGGGGCAACATGGTTAGTTACACGAGCACGATCGAGCAAGTATTCGGTTCAGGCATCATGGTTCCGGATTACGGAATTATGCTGAACAACGAACTGACGGATTTTGACGCGACACCCGGCGGTGCGAATGAAGTACAACCGAATAAACGGCCTTTGAGCAGTATGACGCCAACGATCGTGTTTGAAGACGGGGAGCCTTATATGAGTGCCGGGTCACCGGGAGGCACACGGATCATTAACGCGGTGTTTCAAGTGGTGAATCATGTGCTGGACCATGAGATGAGTTTACAAGAGGCGATTGATGAACCGCGGATTCACAGCATGGACTATCCGGCGATCGATTGGGAGGAAGGCATTCCGCAAGAAGCTCGCGATCAATTGGAAGAAATGGGGCATGAATTTGCCGAAAGTTCCGGCGGAATCGGAAATGTGCAAAGCATTTTGGTTGATCATGAAGAAGGAACTTTTGAAGGTGTCGCGGATGATAATCGAGAAGGAGCGGCGATTGGCTTCACTTTGGATAGCGTTTCCATGATGAATCTCGTGGAACGTTTGGAAGAGGAGGGCGAATTTGAAGACGAGGAAGCCCCCCATGCCTTGGATCTACATTTAACGTCGATCAATCATTATGAAAATCAAGGAGACTTTGAAAAAGCCGCCGATCATATGGAAGGCTTCCATGACTTGTTGGATCATCAACAAGATGAAGGGGTCATCTCCGAGGAAGCGTTTAACATTCTTCAAGCTCAAGCGGATCGCTTGATTGAAAAACTACAGGGATAA
- a CDS encoding TasA family protein yields the protein MGIKQQLGLGVGTAVLGLTLIGGGTFAYFSDSSETNNTFAAGTLSLDAEPTEVIDVDNLKPGDSMIRDFELQNNGSIDIDTVTLETDYTVIDAEGDNTEDFGDFIEVEFLYNADNLDEVIFETTLSELQDMEPEAISEHIFYPDLGDDGLPVDESHDLVVKFNFVSDVEENLNQFQGDALELEWTFVGTQADGEEI from the coding sequence ATGGGAATCAAACAACAGCTTGGGCTTGGCGTGGGAACTGCAGTGCTCGGATTAACATTAATCGGAGGCGGAACGTTTGCATATTTCAGTGACAGTTCCGAAACGAACAATACGTTTGCGGCGGGGACACTAAGCTTGGATGCTGAACCGACGGAAGTGATCGACGTTGATAATCTGAAACCCGGGGATTCCATGATTCGAGACTTCGAACTCCAAAACAACGGATCTATTGATATTGATACGGTAACGTTGGAAACCGATTATACAGTCATTGACGCGGAAGGAGATAACACGGAAGATTTCGGTGATTTTATCGAGGTGGAATTTCTTTATAACGCCGATAATCTGGATGAAGTGATCTTTGAAACGACACTGAGCGAACTACAGGATATGGAACCGGAAGCGATTAGCGAGCATATCTTCTATCCGGACCTGGGCGATGACGGATTGCCGGTGGACGAATCTCATGATCTCGTCGTCAAATTCAATTTCGTCAGTGATGTGGAAGAGAATTTGAATCAATTCCAAGGAGATGCTTTAGAGCTTGAATGGACATTTGTTGGCACACAGGCCGATGGTGAAGAGATATAA
- a CDS encoding gamma-glutamyltransferase, with product MKKATFATSSIGAMLIASMFVPAIQAAESGAANSHVTGYGGAVVSEDVHASEAGMAILEQGGNAVDAAIAVAAAQGVTRPYSGGIGGGGMMLIHLAEEDEPIAIDSRSVTPESFDDETYIHPDTGEVFPSAMRISSGKSFSVPGTVKNWEIALEDYGTMTFAEVLQPAIEVAEDGFVSDENFVRETMENQERFDLFTSTRDIYLNEDGSAPETGDVIQNPDMAHTYQLLAEEGSEVFYEGEIAEAMVDTINDPPVVDHPDFESVSDEWLTEFGMLEGDVTMEDFSNYKTVTSEAIHTDYHDYDIYGMPPSSSGGLTVGQTFNILEHYEIENMSSTEAWHHFMEASRYAFADRREYIGDPAHTEVPVDELLSDAYTEERITNIDSERASIGQVPPGNPWLDDDEDFFYDFVEEDSAEWDPRKFHRIDTGPESHPFDANFTIDDETGKIDLSERKEDRGSAYGRAAANMEAVEDNEVNLRVRADEEGYDQRLRLWLNGDVWQSGSSVPSNGYGLEINTETEELVLQRVIDGELASLERIDYPIETDWHDLRFQVENNKLKVSAWESDEEEPGEWLAVHELAENDQLEDLLGRLMMSVINFDYEQTQTFSFDHIEVEPVNENSEALAGPSQTNVMDDANPPAETTSIEEETQGVQADEEKRIKDEADIVDESTIHLAASDDEGNVVSYTSTIVSIGGNGMVVPGYGFLLNNAVYGRTPTETPSHPNYPRPEMRSLSSMAPTLVMEDETPVLTAGAPGNDSILTTVSQIMMNNLDFDTPLPEAIEQSRLSQRNNFDAMAEYEENYMDAETEQHIEELEDMGHLFTANTNEQGIGAAVGIEFLENGEVTAAAEPDRRGGGSALVESEMEEEEMSADEMKRSVETLAEEGEFENEDAVRSLEVHLTSVAHFEAEEEAEKVINHMAGFNDLLDQQQANEWISDDAYDTLQGKAEALIEEWE from the coding sequence ATGAAGAAGGCTACATTCGCCACATCCTCGATTGGCGCTATGCTCATCGCCTCCATGTTCGTCCCTGCGATCCAGGCAGCGGAATCCGGTGCTGCCAATTCGCACGTGACCGGCTACGGCGGGGCGGTAGTCTCCGAAGATGTACATGCCTCCGAAGCCGGGATGGCGATCCTTGAACAAGGCGGCAATGCCGTTGACGCAGCTATCGCCGTTGCTGCAGCGCAAGGGGTGACAAGGCCCTACTCCGGTGGCATTGGCGGGGGCGGCATGATGCTTATCCATTTGGCGGAAGAAGACGAACCGATTGCCATCGACAGTCGCTCTGTCACTCCGGAATCCTTCGATGATGAAACGTACATCCATCCGGACACAGGCGAGGTTTTTCCATCGGCTATGAGAATCTCAAGCGGCAAATCCTTTTCCGTTCCCGGGACGGTAAAAAATTGGGAAATCGCCTTGGAAGATTACGGAACGATGACATTTGCGGAAGTGTTGCAACCCGCGATTGAAGTAGCCGAAGATGGTTTCGTCTCGGATGAAAATTTTGTGCGGGAAACGATGGAAAATCAGGAACGCTTTGATCTATTTACGTCTACGAGAGACATTTATCTCAATGAAGATGGTTCTGCACCGGAAACCGGAGATGTAATCCAAAACCCAGATATGGCCCATACTTATCAATTGCTGGCCGAAGAAGGAAGCGAAGTTTTTTATGAAGGAGAAATCGCCGAGGCTATGGTCGACACGATTAATGATCCACCGGTCGTGGACCACCCGGACTTTGAATCCGTAAGCGACGAATGGCTTACGGAATTTGGTATGCTGGAAGGCGATGTCACAATGGAGGATTTTTCAAACTATAAAACGGTAACGAGTGAGGCAATCCACACCGATTATCATGACTACGACATCTATGGGATGCCCCCTTCTTCCAGCGGCGGCCTCACGGTGGGGCAAACGTTTAATATACTGGAGCATTATGAGATCGAAAATATGTCAAGCACCGAGGCGTGGCATCACTTTATGGAAGCGAGCCGGTATGCGTTTGCCGATCGGCGGGAATATATCGGTGACCCCGCGCACACGGAAGTCCCCGTCGATGAGTTGCTTTCCGATGCGTATACCGAAGAGCGGATCACGAATATTGATTCGGAGCGCGCATCAATTGGCCAGGTGCCCCCCGGAAATCCCTGGCTGGACGATGACGAGGACTTCTTCTATGATTTTGTTGAAGAAGATAGCGCTGAATGGGACCCCAGAAAATTTCACAGAATCGATACTGGCCCGGAAAGCCATCCATTTGATGCAAACTTTACGATTGACGATGAAACCGGGAAAATTGACTTAAGTGAACGAAAAGAAGACAGAGGAAGCGCGTACGGACGGGCAGCTGCCAATATGGAGGCTGTAGAAGATAATGAGGTGAACTTGCGTGTGCGCGCCGATGAAGAAGGTTACGACCAACGCTTGCGATTATGGTTGAACGGCGATGTTTGGCAGTCAGGCAGCAGCGTTCCGAGTAACGGCTACGGGCTGGAAATCAACACCGAAACAGAGGAACTCGTGCTGCAGCGTGTCATTGACGGCGAATTGGCAAGCCTCGAACGCATCGATTATCCTATTGAAACGGATTGGCACGACTTGCGTTTCCAAGTTGAAAATAACAAGCTTAAAGTAAGCGCCTGGGAATCTGATGAAGAGGAGCCCGGGGAATGGTTAGCCGTCCATGAGTTAGCGGAAAACGACCAATTGGAAGACCTCCTCGGCCGTTTGATGATGAGCGTGATTAATTTTGATTACGAACAAACGCAAACGTTTTCCTTTGATCACATCGAAGTCGAGCCCGTAAATGAAAATAGTGAGGCACTTGCGGGGCCCAGCCAAACGAACGTCATGGATGACGCAAACCCGCCGGCTGAAACCACGTCTATAGAAGAAGAGACTCAAGGGGTACAAGCGGATGAAGAAAAGCGTATAAAAGACGAAGCGGACATTGTCGATGAATCGACGATTCACCTGGCCGCGAGCGATGACGAAGGCAACGTCGTAAGTTACACATCAACGATTGTATCCATCGGCGGCAATGGAATGGTCGTGCCCGGCTATGGCTTTTTGCTAAATAACGCCGTGTACGGACGAACACCAACCGAAACCCCTTCGCATCCGAACTATCCGCGCCCGGAGATGCGCTCCTTGAGCAGCATGGCCCCGACCCTGGTCATGGAAGACGAAACGCCTGTTCTGACGGCAGGCGCTCCGGGAAATGATTCGATTTTAACGACCGTCTCCCAAATCATGATGAACAACTTGGATTTTGACACGCCGCTACCGGAAGCAATTGAACAGTCCCGGTTATCCCAACGGAACAACTTTGACGCAATGGCTGAGTATGAGGAAAACTATATGGATGCCGAAACCGAGCAACATATTGAAGAACTGGAGGATATGGGCCATCTCTTTACGGCTAATACGAACGAGCAAGGCATCGGAGCTGCGGTTGGCATTGAATTTTTAGAAAATGGGGAGGTCACCGCGGCCGCCGAACCTGACCGCCGCGGTGGGGGAAGCGCCCTCGTGGAAAGTGAAATGGAAGAGGAAGAAATGAGCGCCGACGAGATGAAGCGCTCAGTAGAGACTTTGGCCGAAGAAGGCGAATTCGAAAACGAGGATGCCGTCCGCTCCCTTGAGGTGCATCTGACATCCGTCGCTCACTTCGAAGCCGAGGAAGAAGCGGAAAAAGTCATCAACCATATGGCCGGATTCAATGATTTGCTCGACCAACAGCAAGCAAATGAATGGATTTCAGATGATGCCTACGACACCCTGCAGGGAAAAGCAGAGGCATTGATCGAAGAGTGGGAATAA